The region TGATCTCGTCGCTGATGACGAACAACATCGCACCTGCGGCGAACCCCATCGCGTACGGCAGCAGTGCGGAGATCGAATGCACTGCGTACGCGCCGAGTACGGCCATTGGAATTTCGACGACACCAGCCCGGATCCCAGCTAACACCGCGTAGAATCGCTTGTCCAGGCCGGCGTTGACGGCCGCCAGCGACACCGCAAACCCCTCGGGAACGTTCTGGATACCGATCGCGAGCATTAGCGGAATCGCCGTCTCGAGGTCGCCGCTGCCGAAGCCGACGCCGACGGCGAGCCCTTCGGGCATGTTGTGAAGGGTGATCGCGAGGATGAAGAGGACGACGGCCGCGAGTCGCTCGTCGTCGACCGGGAGGTCGGTGCCGGGATCCGCCGCGTCCCGCCGTCGCCGGCCCGTGAGCAGGAAGTGAGCGTGCGGGACGAGCACGTCGGAACGGTCCAGAAACAGGGCTCCGAGCGCGACGCCGACGAGAACCGGAATCGGATTCCCGTCCGAGTAGGTCTCGATGCCGGGGATGATGAGACTCGTAAAGCTCGCGGCGAGCATGATCCCCGCGGCGAAGCCGAGCGAAGCGTTCATCGCCCGGTCGGAGGGGTTGCGCCAAACGAAGATCAGCGACGCACCCAGCAGGTTGAGCGAGGCGATGACGAGGCCGCCGATGAGGGCGTGGACGACGGGATCGGTACCGAATAGCTCTGTGAAGGTGTCGACGACCATCCGCTACGCACCCCGCTGGAACTCGAGCGTCATAGTTCACACCGCTACGCCTTCATACTACGTCGTCAGCGGAAAAAGAACCAGTGGACGGTTTCGAAATCAGTCGTCGGCGGGTGTCGGCGCACCGCGCTCGACGTCGATTTCGCCCGCGTCGAGTTGCTCCTCAACGTTTCGCGCGGCTTCGACCATGTTCGCCATCTTGCCGTAGGCGACCTCGCGTGGGAGCAATTTCACACCACAGTCCGGCGAGAGCACGAGTTGTTCCGGCGGAACGATCTCGAGTCCTTTCAGGATGTTCTCCTCGATCTGCTCGACGGATTCGGCTTCGCCGACGTGCACGTCGGTGACACCCAGCGCGAGATCCTTCGTGAACTCGGGGTCTTTGAAGACGTCGAGTTGGTCGTAGTCGCCGTTGGCGAGTTCGAGGTCGAACTCGTCGACCGGGAACTCGAGGATCTCGGGGTAGATTCGCGAGTAGTCGCCGTAACAGACGTGCAGGCCGATACGGACGTCCTCGGGGATGTCCTCGACGATGTGCTCGAGTGCCTCGCCGACGATGGCGTGGTCGTCCGGCGTGGTCGCGAGTGCCGGCTCGTCGATCTGGATGTAGCGTGCGCCAGCGTCGACGAGTTTCTCGATCTCTTCGTTGACGAGGTCAGCCAGCGCGTAGGCGAGTTCGGCGTCGTCCTCGTAGGCCTCGTTGAACGACCAGCTCGCGAGCGTGTACGGGCCGGTGATCGGGACCTTGACGGGGCGATCGGTCGCGCTCGCGGTGAACTTGTACTCGTCGACGAGCCAGTTCTCGTCGTACTCGACCTCGCTGACGACGCTTGGCTTGTCGAAGTAGTTGTGGCCCCAGACTTTGACCGGGCCGTTGAACTCGTAGCCCTCGATGCGGTGGGCGAAGAACTCGACCATCTCGTTACGGCGCATCTCGCCGTCGACGACGACGTCGAGACCTGCACGCTCGTGTTCTTGCGTGATAAGACGGGCAGCGTCGTCTTTGGCCTCGTCGTAGTCCCCGTCGTCGAAACCGTGGTCTGGGTCTTCGTAGAGTTCTTTCGCGCGGTTGAGCCACTTTGGCTTCGGATAGCTGCCGACGACGGTCGTCAGCAGGAAGTGGTCGTTGTCGTGATCGTCGGGTCGGAATTGGTTCTTGTTCTCGTTGCTCATAGTGCTTTCACCTCCGCGAGGTCCGCGGCTTCTGCAAGGACGGCGAGTTTCTCTGCATACTTGGCGTAGGGCAGGTAGAACGTCTCCGTGTTCGTTGTCAGGTAGACCGTCTCGAAGTCGGTGACCTGCAGTTGGTCTTCGACCCACTGGACGCGCTCGCGAATCGCTTCGGCATCCTCGACGAGCGTACTCTGCCCGTCTGCGAGGCCGAGCGAGATGTCGTCGGTCGCGCCGTACTCCTGAATGTTGTAGATGTTGTCGTCTTGGTTCGCGACGAAGTCGAAGCCGACCGCGTCGATATCGGCGTCGAGCAGATGGGCGTAGACCTTCTCCTCGAGTGCGCCCCAGTAGGGCTGGACGACGACGTCGGCGTCCGTGGCGCTCGCGACCTGATCGATCGCTTCGCTTGCGCGTTCGTCCTCGCCATCGTCTGGCGCGTTCTCGACGAGCGACGGCTCGAGCAAGAACAGCGTCTCGTGGTCCGGGAAGGCGTCGACTTCGCCCTCGAGGAAGTCAGCGACCGCACCGAGGAACTCGGCGTCGTCGCCGTAGTGGTCGTCGGTGGCGAGGTCGGCGAGCGAGTACGGGCCGGGGAGGACGGCCTGCAGGTCGTCGCCGTCGACGAGTTCGCTCGCGGCCTCGAGTTCGTTCGCGACGTCGCCGGAGAAGTCGAGGTCGCCGCTCACAACGGGGTCGCGATAGAAGTTGTTGTTGTCGTAGTAGCGGACGATACCCTCCGTCTCGACGGCGTCGTGGACGGCGAGGGGGTGTGCAAGCATGTCGTCCCAGCGAAGTTGGCCCTCGACGATCCGGTCGAGTCCGGCCTCCTGTTGGCCCTCGAGCACTTCTTCGCGGGCTTCCTGGTAGGCCGTCGCAATCTCCCCACCTTCCTCACCGCTGATGAGGTCGTGTTTCTGGTGTCCCTTCAGATCCGAGAGGTCGTCTTTCGCCCAGTCGGGGAGCGGAAAGAGCCCCGGCGTGGTCGAAACGTACTCAGTCATCGTACTCGCGGCTAGGCTATACCGACGCTTAATATTTTCCATCTCCATTAATTCCCAGTAGTAATTTTCCGTCGTCTCGGTTCCGAGTGATATCTGCCTGAGATGCCCGCAGCCTCGAATATTTACGGCCCCCCGTTGAGCGTGCCTCTATGACGGATGTTGTCATCGAACGAGCCCAGAACCCCGACTACGCCACGGTTAGGATCGATAGACCCGGGTCCGGCAACGCCATGTCGCCCGGTGTGATCGCCGAACTCGGCGATGCGATCGACGACCTCGCAGATTCTGACGGGTGCCGAACGATCGTGATCACCGGCGCAGACGGCACGTTCTCCGCGGGGGCAGACGTCGACGTATTCGCCGACCGGGCCGACGACCCCGACGCGGTACTCGAGTACCTCGATGCGTTCACGGCGCTGTACGAGCGGATCGAGGCGGCTTCGAAACCCGTCGTCGCCCGCGTGAACGGCCCCGCCTACGGCGGTGGGTACGAACTCGCGATGGCGTGTGACGTTCGGTTCGCGTCGACGACCGCGGAACTCTGTCCCGCCGAACTCAGGATGGGGATCGTCCCGCCGTTCGAGCGACTCGTGTTAGAACTCGGCGACGGACTCGCTCGAGAGGTGTGTTTGACGGGTGGAGTGCTTTCCGCCGAAGACGTCGCCGATACGGATCTGTTCGCTCGCGTGGTCGCGCCCGAGGAACTCGACGCCGTGATCGAGGAGTTCGCTCGGCAGGTCGAAGCGCGCAGTCCGAACGCCGTCGCCCAGACGAAACGCGCGATGGTCGCACACCGATCGGAGGCGATCGGTCGATCCTCCGCCTACCGCCACGCGCTGGACGAACAGTGCGTTCGCCACCCCGATTTCGCCGAGAGCGTCGCCGCCTTTCTCGAAGACCGAACGCCGTCGTACTGACCGTTCTCCGACGATTTCGACGACACGATATCACTCGAGTGCGAGCAGCGCGTGCTCGTCGTCCTCGACTTCTGCAACGACGTAGATGCTGCCGTCGTCGAGTACCGGCCCAGCGCCGACGCGACCCGCAAATTCTCGATCGAACCGAACGGCTGGGCCACCCTCTGGGCTGTCCCCCGGCGTGGGATCGAACGCCCAGAGCCGATCGCCACCGACGAAAACCGTTTCTCGACCGTACGCGGGCGCAGTGTGGTTCCAGTCGCCGATCTCGTGGTCCCAGTGGTGCGCCCCGGTTTCCGCATCTACCGCGTGCAACTCCTGTCCGTCGGTAGCGAGAACGAGGTCGTCGACGTACCCGATTCCGTGATTGACCACGCCGGTCTCCGCCGACCAGACCGGATCCCGCTCCTGTAGAGTCAGGGCGTACGTCGTTCCGTCGCGACAGGCGACGTAGATCGCGTCGCGACCGGCAGTCGGCGGGCACGTCAGTTCCGTCGGGAGCTGCCAGCGCCACCAGCCAGTGCCGGTCACCTCGTCGAAGACGTACACCATACCGGCTGCCGTCGCGACGACGAGTCCCGACGGTCCGAACGTCGCCCCGTGTTCGAGCACGTTTCCGAACACGTCCCGTCGCCACTCCACTGACCCGTCGTCGGGCTCGAGACAAACGACTTCCTCGCGGATCCCACAGACCACGCCCGTTCTGGTGTGTGCGAGTACCATCACCGTTCCCGACGCGTCGAACTCGTGTTCCCACAGCACGTCACCGGTATCGGGCTCGAGCGCGTAAATCGTGCTGTCGACTGCGGCGTAGACGACGTCACCCCGACAGATCGGTGCCCGTCGTGCGTCCTCGAGCGTCCACAGCTCTGACCCGTCGTCGGCGTCTACTACCTGCAACTTGCCGTGATCGGGGTGGTAGACTCGGCCGTCGGCGACGACCGGGGTTCCCCTGGAAAGTTCGCCGACCTCGACGCGCCAGCGTTCGGAGACGCCGTCGACCGGAGCTTCCCCGTCGGCGACGGCCCGGGTGTTCGACGCGTTGCAACCAAAACTCGACCAGCTCCCGTCTGCGCCGAAGACGTGGTCGTCGGGATTCGGCAGTTCGTCGACACCAGCGTCCGGCGGCTCGTCCGGCGAAGCGGACTGATACGCTCCACACCCGGCGAGACCAGCGCTGCCGACCGCCGCACTCGCGAGGAGTGTTCGGCGTGTTGGATTCATTACCAATCGTTCGATAAGACATCTGAAAAGTCTTGGGCCGCGACCACTCTTAGCGATAGAGCGCGAGGATCGTCAACGTCTCGAAGGGAAACGACTCGTCCGCAACACTAACCGCGCTGAACCCAGCCTCGCCGGCTTGCGCTGCGACCTCGTCGACGCCGGTCAGGCTACTGACGAGCAGATAGACCACGCCGCCAGGCGCGAGCACGCGACCAACTCGATCGAGAAACGGATCGATAACGGCGCGGCCGTCCTCGCCGCCCGAGAGCGCGCGTTCCATCCAGTCGTCCCACTCGTTGTCCGGGTCCGTCGGCAGGTACGGCGGGTTGAAGACGACGGCGTCGAACGTCTCGTCCGCGAAGGGCGACACGAGGTC is a window of Natronorubrum sediminis DNA encoding:
- a CDS encoding ZIP family metal transporter, coding for MVVDTFTELFGTDPVVHALIGGLVIASLNLLGASLIFVWRNPSDRAMNASLGFAAGIMLAASFTSLIIPGIETYSDGNPIPVLVGVALGALFLDRSDVLVPHAHFLLTGRRRRDAADPGTDLPVDDERLAAVVLFILAITLHNMPEGLAVGVGFGSGDLETAIPLMLAIGIQNVPEGFAVSLAAVNAGLDKRFYAVLAGIRAGVVEIPMAVLGAYAVHSISALLPYAMGFAAGAMLFVISDEIIPETHTKGYERVATLGTILGVIVMLFLDISLG
- a CDS encoding methionine synthase gives rise to the protein MSNENKNQFRPDDHDNDHFLLTTVVGSYPKPKWLNRAKELYEDPDHGFDDGDYDEAKDDAARLITQEHERAGLDVVVDGEMRRNEMVEFFAHRIEGYEFNGPVKVWGHNYFDKPSVVSEVEYDENWLVDEYKFTASATDRPVKVPITGPYTLASWSFNEAYEDDAELAYALADLVNEEIEKLVDAGARYIQIDEPALATTPDDHAIVGEALEHIVEDIPEDVRIGLHVCYGDYSRIYPEILEFPVDEFDLELANGDYDQLDVFKDPEFTKDLALGVTDVHVGEAESVEQIEENILKGLEIVPPEQLVLSPDCGVKLLPREVAYGKMANMVEAARNVEEQLDAGEIDVERGAPTPADD
- a CDS encoding 5-methyltetrahydropteroyltriglutamate--homocysteine methyltransferase, giving the protein MTEYVSTTPGLFPLPDWAKDDLSDLKGHQKHDLISGEEGGEIATAYQEAREEVLEGQQEAGLDRIVEGQLRWDDMLAHPLAVHDAVETEGIVRYYDNNNFYRDPVVSGDLDFSGDVANELEAASELVDGDDLQAVLPGPYSLADLATDDHYGDDAEFLGAVADFLEGEVDAFPDHETLFLLEPSLVENAPDDGEDERASEAIDQVASATDADVVVQPYWGALEEKVYAHLLDADIDAVGFDFVANQDDNIYNIQEYGATDDISLGLADGQSTLVEDAEAIRERVQWVEDQLQVTDFETVYLTTNTETFYLPYAKYAEKLAVLAEAADLAEVKAL
- a CDS encoding enoyl-CoA hydratase/isomerase family protein; translation: MTDVVIERAQNPDYATVRIDRPGSGNAMSPGVIAELGDAIDDLADSDGCRTIVITGADGTFSAGADVDVFADRADDPDAVLEYLDAFTALYERIEAASKPVVARVNGPAYGGGYELAMACDVRFASTTAELCPAELRMGIVPPFERLVLELGDGLAREVCLTGGVLSAEDVADTDLFARVVAPEELDAVIEEFARQVEARSPNAVAQTKRAMVAHRSEAIGRSSAYRHALDEQCVRHPDFAESVAAFLEDRTPSY
- a CDS encoding outer membrane protein assembly factor BamB family protein, translated to MNPTRRTLLASAAVGSAGLAGCGAYQSASPDEPPDAGVDELPNPDDHVFGADGSWSSFGCNASNTRAVADGEAPVDGVSERWRVEVGELSRGTPVVADGRVYHPDHGKLQVVDADDGSELWTLEDARRAPICRGDVVYAAVDSTIYALEPDTGDVLWEHEFDASGTVMVLAHTRTGVVCGIREEVVCLEPDDGSVEWRRDVFGNVLEHGATFGPSGLVVATAAGMVYVFDEVTGTGWWRWQLPTELTCPPTAGRDAIYVACRDGTTYALTLQERDPVWSAETGVVNHGIGYVDDLVLATDGQELHAVDAETGAHHWDHEIGDWNHTAPAYGRETVFVGGDRLWAFDPTPGDSPEGGPAVRFDREFAGRVGAGPVLDDGSIYVVAEVEDDEHALLALE
- a CDS encoding HemK2/MTQ2 family protein methyltransferase; translated protein: MGLEDRRDLETEVYQPAEDSHLLAETVLEHLPVDENDLVLEVGTGSGYVAGRIDAETDARVVAADLNPHAVRQARADGLEGVRADLVSPFADETFDAVVFNPPYLPTDPDNEWDDWMERALSGGEDGRAVIDPFLDRVGRVLAPGGVVYLLVSSLTGVDEVAAQAGEAGFSAVSVADESFPFETLTILALYR